In one window of Haliaeetus albicilla chromosome W, bHalAlb1.1, whole genome shotgun sequence DNA:
- the LOC138683640 gene encoding serine/threonine-protein kinase PAK 4-like isoform X1 has protein sequence MLLPHWFPAQLSSILAPLLASFVFNPSKPCSGHPAISSPSYSSLCALSTDYRPCSMGESSTAAALPVLENGLLASLTMFSKKKKRIEISAPSNFEHRVHTGYDQQEQKFTGLPRQWQGIIEESAKRPKPLVDPVCITTIQHGSQKTIVRGSKAAKDGSLTWLLDEFENMSVSRSNSLRRDSPPFLPRRDQLYQENGLSEGPAAARPHEDAGRSKEKSCHGARSELEQGKERPWEREDQRTHHHHQQPRGQEPGPKPAPPAGGHLPPPEYPKTPAERDGWWDYPADRDYSKPADQVVWQERPEPSDKRPKSTYASETSPQSPWDKRPLSGPNIRTPNIPVSEGVMKTAQQMGRPFNTYPRAETNPGRGAGSQAEHRPGRLQEVASNGLVSGGAGSSRAHPPGPPRSKNPEPPHPGLTPHASDPHLACQLPTGPPPPPAGPQQPRSPQREPQRVSHEQFRAALQMVVDPGDPRTYLDNFIKIGEGSTGIVCIATVKSTGKLVAVKKMDLRKQQRRELLFNEVVIMRDYQHENVVEMYNSYLVGDELWVVMEFLEGGALTDIVTHTRMNEEQIAAVCLAVLKALSILHAQGVIHRDIKSDSILLTHDGRVKLSDFGFCAQVNKEVPRRKSLVGTPYWMAPELISRLPYGPEVDIWSLGVMVIEMVDGEPPYFNEPPLKAMKMIRDNLPPKLKNVHKVSPTLKGFLDRMLVRDPVQRATANELLKHPFLGKAGPPSCIVPLMRQNRMQ, from the exons ATGTTGCTGCCTCATTGGTTCCCAGCTCAACTCTCCTCTATTCTTGCTCCGCTTCTTGCAAGCTTTGTCTTTAACCCCTCCAAGCCTTGCAGCGGCCACCCTGCCATCTCCTCTCCCAGCTATTCCTCCCTCTGCGCTCTCTCGACGGATTACCGGCCTTGCAGCATGGGCGAGAGTTCAACGGCAGCGGCGCTCCCAGTCCTGGAAAATG GTCTTCTAGCCAGCCTCACCATGTTCAGCAAGAAGAAGAAACGTATCGAGATCTCTGCTCCCTCCAACTTTGAGCACCGCGTCCACACCGGCTACGACCAGCAAGAGCAGAAATTCACAGGGCTGCCGCGGCAATGGCAGGGCATCATCGAGGAGTCGGCCAAGCGCCCCAAGCCGCTGGTGGACCCTGTCTGCATCACCACCATCCAACATGGCTCGCAGAAG ACCATCGTGCGGGGCAGCAAAGCCGCCAAGGACGGCTCCCTGACCTGGCTGCTGGATGAGTTTGAGAACATGTCTGTGTCCCGTTCCAATTCTCTGCGCAGGGACAGCCCCCCCTTCCTGCCCCGCCGCGACCAGCTCTACCAGGAGAACGGCCTCTCCGAGGGCCCGGCCGCTGCCCGGCCGCATGAGGATGCCGGCAGGAGCAAGGAGAAAAGCTGTCACGGGGCCAGGAGCGAGCTAGAGCAGGGCAAGGAGAGACCCTGGGAGAGGGAGGACCAGcgcacccaccaccaccaccagcagccccGCGGGCAGGAACCCGGCCCCAAACCTGCTCCCCCTGCCGGCGGCCACCTGCCCCCTCCTGAGTACCCCAAAACCCCGGCTGAGCGGGATGGCTGGTGGGACTACCCTGCCGACAGGGACTACAGCAAGCCAGCCGACCAGGTGGTGTGGCAGGAGCGCCCCGAGCCCTCCGACAAGCGCCCCAAATCCACCTACGCCAGTGAGACCAGCCCACAATCCCCCTGGGACAAACGCCCACTCTCCGGGCCCAATATCCGGACTCCCAACATCCCTGTCTCTGAAGGGGTGATGAAGACTGCTCAGCAGATGGGACGGCCTTTTAATACCTACCCGAGGGCTGAGACCAACCCTGGCAGGGGCGCAGGTTCACAG GCAGAGCACCGGCCAGGACGACTGCAAGAGGTGGCATCCAACGGGCTGGTGAGCGGTGGTGCTGGCTCCTCCCGAGCCCACCCCCCTGGTCCGCCGCGCTCAAAAAACCCCGAGCCGCCCCATCCTGGCCTCACCCCGCATGCCTCGGATCCCCACCTTGCTTGCCAGCTGCCCACCGgccccccaccgcccccggCGGGGCCACAGCAGCCCCGCTCGCCCCAACGTGAGCCCCAGCGTGTCTCCCACGAGCAATTTCGGGCGGCCCTGCAGATGGTGGTGGATCCTGGAGACCCCCGCACCTACCTGGACAACTTCATCAAGATCGGTGAAGGCTCCACTGGCATCGTCTGCATCGCCACTGTCAAGAGCACCGGCAAGCTGGTGGCTGTGAAGAAGATGGACCTGCGCAAGCAGCAGCGGCGCGAGCTGCTCTTTAACGAG GTGGTGATCATGCGGGACTACCAGCACGAGAACGTGGTGGAGATGTACAACAGCTACCTGGTGGGTGACGAGCTCTGGGTGGTGATGGAGTTCCTGGAGGGCGGCGCCTTGACTGACATCGTCACGCACACCAG GATGAACGAGGAGCAGATCGCGGCTGTCTGCTTGGCCGTCCTGAAGGCCCTCTCCATCCTCCACGCGCAGGGCGTCATCCACCGCGACATCAAGAGCGACTCCATCCTCCTCACGCACGATGGCAGG GTGAAACTCTCCGATTTTGGGTTTTGCGCCCAAGTGAACAAGGAGGTGCCGCGACGGAAGTCGCTGGTGGGGACCCCGTACTGGATGGCGCCGGAGCTCATCTCCCGCCTGCCCTATGGCCCGGAG gtggatatctggTCTCTGGGTGTGATGGTTATCGAGATGGTCGATGGGGAGCCGCCCTATTTTAACGAGCCGCCGTTAaaggccatgaagatgatccGAGACAATCTGCCCCCCAAGCTTAAAAACGTGCACAAG GTTTCACCCACCCTCAAAGGCTTCCTCGACCGCATGCTGGTGCGGGACCCGGTGCAGCGGGCCACTGCCAACGAACTCTTGAAGCACCCCTTCCTGGGCAAAGCGGGGCCCCCCTCCTGCATTGTCCCCCTCATGCGCCAAAACCGCATGCAGTGA
- the LOC138683640 gene encoding serine/threonine-protein kinase PAK 4-like isoform X4, giving the protein MLLPHWFPAQLSSILAPLLASFVFNPSKPCSGHPAISSPSYSSLCALSTDYRPCSMGESSTAAALPVLENGLLASLTMFSKKKKRIEISAPSNFEHRVHTGYDQQEQKFTGLPRQWQGIIEESAKRPKPLVDPVCITTIQHGSQKAEHRPGRLQEVASNGLVSGGAGSSRAHPPGPPRSKNPEPPHPGLTPHASDPHLACQLPTGPPPPPAGPQQPRSPQREPQRVSHEQFRAALQMVVDPGDPRTYLDNFIKIGEGSTGIVCIATVKSTGKLVAVKKMDLRKQQRRELLFNEVVIMRDYQHENVVEMYNSYLVGDELWVVMEFLEGGALTDIVTHTRMNEEQIAAVCLAVLKALSILHAQGVIHRDIKSDSILLTHDGRVKLSDFGFCAQVNKEVPRRKSLVGTPYWMAPELISRLPYGPEVDIWSLGVMVIEMVDGEPPYFNEPPLKAMKMIRDNLPPKLKNVHKVSPTLKGFLDRMLVRDPVQRATANELLKHPFLGKAGPPSCIVPLMRQNRMQ; this is encoded by the exons ATGTTGCTGCCTCATTGGTTCCCAGCTCAACTCTCCTCTATTCTTGCTCCGCTTCTTGCAAGCTTTGTCTTTAACCCCTCCAAGCCTTGCAGCGGCCACCCTGCCATCTCCTCTCCCAGCTATTCCTCCCTCTGCGCTCTCTCGACGGATTACCGGCCTTGCAGCATGGGCGAGAGTTCAACGGCAGCGGCGCTCCCAGTCCTGGAAAATG GTCTTCTAGCCAGCCTCACCATGTTCAGCAAGAAGAAGAAACGTATCGAGATCTCTGCTCCCTCCAACTTTGAGCACCGCGTCCACACCGGCTACGACCAGCAAGAGCAGAAATTCACAGGGCTGCCGCGGCAATGGCAGGGCATCATCGAGGAGTCGGCCAAGCGCCCCAAGCCGCTGGTGGACCCTGTCTGCATCACCACCATCCAACATGGCTCGCAGAAG GCAGAGCACCGGCCAGGACGACTGCAAGAGGTGGCATCCAACGGGCTGGTGAGCGGTGGTGCTGGCTCCTCCCGAGCCCACCCCCCTGGTCCGCCGCGCTCAAAAAACCCCGAGCCGCCCCATCCTGGCCTCACCCCGCATGCCTCGGATCCCCACCTTGCTTGCCAGCTGCCCACCGgccccccaccgcccccggCGGGGCCACAGCAGCCCCGCTCGCCCCAACGTGAGCCCCAGCGTGTCTCCCACGAGCAATTTCGGGCGGCCCTGCAGATGGTGGTGGATCCTGGAGACCCCCGCACCTACCTGGACAACTTCATCAAGATCGGTGAAGGCTCCACTGGCATCGTCTGCATCGCCACTGTCAAGAGCACCGGCAAGCTGGTGGCTGTGAAGAAGATGGACCTGCGCAAGCAGCAGCGGCGCGAGCTGCTCTTTAACGAG GTGGTGATCATGCGGGACTACCAGCACGAGAACGTGGTGGAGATGTACAACAGCTACCTGGTGGGTGACGAGCTCTGGGTGGTGATGGAGTTCCTGGAGGGCGGCGCCTTGACTGACATCGTCACGCACACCAG GATGAACGAGGAGCAGATCGCGGCTGTCTGCTTGGCCGTCCTGAAGGCCCTCTCCATCCTCCACGCGCAGGGCGTCATCCACCGCGACATCAAGAGCGACTCCATCCTCCTCACGCACGATGGCAGG GTGAAACTCTCCGATTTTGGGTTTTGCGCCCAAGTGAACAAGGAGGTGCCGCGACGGAAGTCGCTGGTGGGGACCCCGTACTGGATGGCGCCGGAGCTCATCTCCCGCCTGCCCTATGGCCCGGAG gtggatatctggTCTCTGGGTGTGATGGTTATCGAGATGGTCGATGGGGAGCCGCCCTATTTTAACGAGCCGCCGTTAaaggccatgaagatgatccGAGACAATCTGCCCCCCAAGCTTAAAAACGTGCACAAG GTTTCACCCACCCTCAAAGGCTTCCTCGACCGCATGCTGGTGCGGGACCCGGTGCAGCGGGCCACTGCCAACGAACTCTTGAAGCACCCCTTCCTGGGCAAAGCGGGGCCCCCCTCCTGCATTGTCCCCCTCATGCGCCAAAACCGCATGCAGTGA
- the LOC138683640 gene encoding serine/threonine-protein kinase PAK 4-like isoform X2 has translation MGAQWQECLPAKLVLEGDKSRLGSLLASLTMFSKKKKRIEISAPSNFEHRVHTGYDQQEQKFTGLPRQWQGIIEESAKRPKPLVDPVCITTIQHGSQKTIVRGSKAAKDGSLTWLLDEFENMSVSRSNSLRRDSPPFLPRRDQLYQENGLSEGPAAARPHEDAGRSKEKSCHGARSELEQGKERPWEREDQRTHHHHQQPRGQEPGPKPAPPAGGHLPPPEYPKTPAERDGWWDYPADRDYSKPADQVVWQERPEPSDKRPKSTYASETSPQSPWDKRPLSGPNIRTPNIPVSEGVMKTAQQMGRPFNTYPRAETNPGRGAGSQAEHRPGRLQEVASNGLVSGGAGSSRAHPPGPPRSKNPEPPHPGLTPHASDPHLACQLPTGPPPPPAGPQQPRSPQREPQRVSHEQFRAALQMVVDPGDPRTYLDNFIKIGEGSTGIVCIATVKSTGKLVAVKKMDLRKQQRRELLFNEVVIMRDYQHENVVEMYNSYLVGDELWVVMEFLEGGALTDIVTHTRMNEEQIAAVCLAVLKALSILHAQGVIHRDIKSDSILLTHDGRVKLSDFGFCAQVNKEVPRRKSLVGTPYWMAPELISRLPYGPEVDIWSLGVMVIEMVDGEPPYFNEPPLKAMKMIRDNLPPKLKNVHKVSPTLKGFLDRMLVRDPVQRATANELLKHPFLGKAGPPSCIVPLMRQNRMQ, from the exons ATGGGAGCCCAGTGGCAGGAGTGTCTGCCTGCGAAACTGGTTCTGGAGGGCGATAAGAGCAGGTTGGGAA GTCTTCTAGCCAGCCTCACCATGTTCAGCAAGAAGAAGAAACGTATCGAGATCTCTGCTCCCTCCAACTTTGAGCACCGCGTCCACACCGGCTACGACCAGCAAGAGCAGAAATTCACAGGGCTGCCGCGGCAATGGCAGGGCATCATCGAGGAGTCGGCCAAGCGCCCCAAGCCGCTGGTGGACCCTGTCTGCATCACCACCATCCAACATGGCTCGCAGAAG ACCATCGTGCGGGGCAGCAAAGCCGCCAAGGACGGCTCCCTGACCTGGCTGCTGGATGAGTTTGAGAACATGTCTGTGTCCCGTTCCAATTCTCTGCGCAGGGACAGCCCCCCCTTCCTGCCCCGCCGCGACCAGCTCTACCAGGAGAACGGCCTCTCCGAGGGCCCGGCCGCTGCCCGGCCGCATGAGGATGCCGGCAGGAGCAAGGAGAAAAGCTGTCACGGGGCCAGGAGCGAGCTAGAGCAGGGCAAGGAGAGACCCTGGGAGAGGGAGGACCAGcgcacccaccaccaccaccagcagccccGCGGGCAGGAACCCGGCCCCAAACCTGCTCCCCCTGCCGGCGGCCACCTGCCCCCTCCTGAGTACCCCAAAACCCCGGCTGAGCGGGATGGCTGGTGGGACTACCCTGCCGACAGGGACTACAGCAAGCCAGCCGACCAGGTGGTGTGGCAGGAGCGCCCCGAGCCCTCCGACAAGCGCCCCAAATCCACCTACGCCAGTGAGACCAGCCCACAATCCCCCTGGGACAAACGCCCACTCTCCGGGCCCAATATCCGGACTCCCAACATCCCTGTCTCTGAAGGGGTGATGAAGACTGCTCAGCAGATGGGACGGCCTTTTAATACCTACCCGAGGGCTGAGACCAACCCTGGCAGGGGCGCAGGTTCACAG GCAGAGCACCGGCCAGGACGACTGCAAGAGGTGGCATCCAACGGGCTGGTGAGCGGTGGTGCTGGCTCCTCCCGAGCCCACCCCCCTGGTCCGCCGCGCTCAAAAAACCCCGAGCCGCCCCATCCTGGCCTCACCCCGCATGCCTCGGATCCCCACCTTGCTTGCCAGCTGCCCACCGgccccccaccgcccccggCGGGGCCACAGCAGCCCCGCTCGCCCCAACGTGAGCCCCAGCGTGTCTCCCACGAGCAATTTCGGGCGGCCCTGCAGATGGTGGTGGATCCTGGAGACCCCCGCACCTACCTGGACAACTTCATCAAGATCGGTGAAGGCTCCACTGGCATCGTCTGCATCGCCACTGTCAAGAGCACCGGCAAGCTGGTGGCTGTGAAGAAGATGGACCTGCGCAAGCAGCAGCGGCGCGAGCTGCTCTTTAACGAG GTGGTGATCATGCGGGACTACCAGCACGAGAACGTGGTGGAGATGTACAACAGCTACCTGGTGGGTGACGAGCTCTGGGTGGTGATGGAGTTCCTGGAGGGCGGCGCCTTGACTGACATCGTCACGCACACCAG GATGAACGAGGAGCAGATCGCGGCTGTCTGCTTGGCCGTCCTGAAGGCCCTCTCCATCCTCCACGCGCAGGGCGTCATCCACCGCGACATCAAGAGCGACTCCATCCTCCTCACGCACGATGGCAGG GTGAAACTCTCCGATTTTGGGTTTTGCGCCCAAGTGAACAAGGAGGTGCCGCGACGGAAGTCGCTGGTGGGGACCCCGTACTGGATGGCGCCGGAGCTCATCTCCCGCCTGCCCTATGGCCCGGAG gtggatatctggTCTCTGGGTGTGATGGTTATCGAGATGGTCGATGGGGAGCCGCCCTATTTTAACGAGCCGCCGTTAaaggccatgaagatgatccGAGACAATCTGCCCCCCAAGCTTAAAAACGTGCACAAG GTTTCACCCACCCTCAAAGGCTTCCTCGACCGCATGCTGGTGCGGGACCCGGTGCAGCGGGCCACTGCCAACGAACTCTTGAAGCACCCCTTCCTGGGCAAAGCGGGGCCCCCCTCCTGCATTGTCCCCCTCATGCGCCAAAACCGCATGCAGTGA
- the LOC138683640 gene encoding serine/threonine-protein kinase PAK 4-like isoform X3 encodes MFSKKKKRIEISAPSNFEHRVHTGYDQQEQKFTGLPRQWQGIIEESAKRPKPLVDPVCITTIQHGSQKTIVRGSKAAKDGSLTWLLDEFENMSVSRSNSLRRDSPPFLPRRDQLYQENGLSEGPAAARPHEDAGRSKEKSCHGARSELEQGKERPWEREDQRTHHHHQQPRGQEPGPKPAPPAGGHLPPPEYPKTPAERDGWWDYPADRDYSKPADQVVWQERPEPSDKRPKSTYASETSPQSPWDKRPLSGPNIRTPNIPVSEGVMKTAQQMGRPFNTYPRAETNPGRGAGSQAEHRPGRLQEVASNGLVSGGAGSSRAHPPGPPRSKNPEPPHPGLTPHASDPHLACQLPTGPPPPPAGPQQPRSPQREPQRVSHEQFRAALQMVVDPGDPRTYLDNFIKIGEGSTGIVCIATVKSTGKLVAVKKMDLRKQQRRELLFNEVVIMRDYQHENVVEMYNSYLVGDELWVVMEFLEGGALTDIVTHTRMNEEQIAAVCLAVLKALSILHAQGVIHRDIKSDSILLTHDGRVKLSDFGFCAQVNKEVPRRKSLVGTPYWMAPELISRLPYGPEVDIWSLGVMVIEMVDGEPPYFNEPPLKAMKMIRDNLPPKLKNVHKVSPTLKGFLDRMLVRDPVQRATANELLKHPFLGKAGPPSCIVPLMRQNRMQ; translated from the exons ATGTTCAGCAAGAAGAAGAAACGTATCGAGATCTCTGCTCCCTCCAACTTTGAGCACCGCGTCCACACCGGCTACGACCAGCAAGAGCAGAAATTCACAGGGCTGCCGCGGCAATGGCAGGGCATCATCGAGGAGTCGGCCAAGCGCCCCAAGCCGCTGGTGGACCCTGTCTGCATCACCACCATCCAACATGGCTCGCAGAAG ACCATCGTGCGGGGCAGCAAAGCCGCCAAGGACGGCTCCCTGACCTGGCTGCTGGATGAGTTTGAGAACATGTCTGTGTCCCGTTCCAATTCTCTGCGCAGGGACAGCCCCCCCTTCCTGCCCCGCCGCGACCAGCTCTACCAGGAGAACGGCCTCTCCGAGGGCCCGGCCGCTGCCCGGCCGCATGAGGATGCCGGCAGGAGCAAGGAGAAAAGCTGTCACGGGGCCAGGAGCGAGCTAGAGCAGGGCAAGGAGAGACCCTGGGAGAGGGAGGACCAGcgcacccaccaccaccaccagcagccccGCGGGCAGGAACCCGGCCCCAAACCTGCTCCCCCTGCCGGCGGCCACCTGCCCCCTCCTGAGTACCCCAAAACCCCGGCTGAGCGGGATGGCTGGTGGGACTACCCTGCCGACAGGGACTACAGCAAGCCAGCCGACCAGGTGGTGTGGCAGGAGCGCCCCGAGCCCTCCGACAAGCGCCCCAAATCCACCTACGCCAGTGAGACCAGCCCACAATCCCCCTGGGACAAACGCCCACTCTCCGGGCCCAATATCCGGACTCCCAACATCCCTGTCTCTGAAGGGGTGATGAAGACTGCTCAGCAGATGGGACGGCCTTTTAATACCTACCCGAGGGCTGAGACCAACCCTGGCAGGGGCGCAGGTTCACAG GCAGAGCACCGGCCAGGACGACTGCAAGAGGTGGCATCCAACGGGCTGGTGAGCGGTGGTGCTGGCTCCTCCCGAGCCCACCCCCCTGGTCCGCCGCGCTCAAAAAACCCCGAGCCGCCCCATCCTGGCCTCACCCCGCATGCCTCGGATCCCCACCTTGCTTGCCAGCTGCCCACCGgccccccaccgcccccggCGGGGCCACAGCAGCCCCGCTCGCCCCAACGTGAGCCCCAGCGTGTCTCCCACGAGCAATTTCGGGCGGCCCTGCAGATGGTGGTGGATCCTGGAGACCCCCGCACCTACCTGGACAACTTCATCAAGATCGGTGAAGGCTCCACTGGCATCGTCTGCATCGCCACTGTCAAGAGCACCGGCAAGCTGGTGGCTGTGAAGAAGATGGACCTGCGCAAGCAGCAGCGGCGCGAGCTGCTCTTTAACGAG GTGGTGATCATGCGGGACTACCAGCACGAGAACGTGGTGGAGATGTACAACAGCTACCTGGTGGGTGACGAGCTCTGGGTGGTGATGGAGTTCCTGGAGGGCGGCGCCTTGACTGACATCGTCACGCACACCAG GATGAACGAGGAGCAGATCGCGGCTGTCTGCTTGGCCGTCCTGAAGGCCCTCTCCATCCTCCACGCGCAGGGCGTCATCCACCGCGACATCAAGAGCGACTCCATCCTCCTCACGCACGATGGCAGG GTGAAACTCTCCGATTTTGGGTTTTGCGCCCAAGTGAACAAGGAGGTGCCGCGACGGAAGTCGCTGGTGGGGACCCCGTACTGGATGGCGCCGGAGCTCATCTCCCGCCTGCCCTATGGCCCGGAG gtggatatctggTCTCTGGGTGTGATGGTTATCGAGATGGTCGATGGGGAGCCGCCCTATTTTAACGAGCCGCCGTTAaaggccatgaagatgatccGAGACAATCTGCCCCCCAAGCTTAAAAACGTGCACAAG GTTTCACCCACCCTCAAAGGCTTCCTCGACCGCATGCTGGTGCGGGACCCGGTGCAGCGGGCCACTGCCAACGAACTCTTGAAGCACCCCTTCCTGGGCAAAGCGGGGCCCCCCTCCTGCATTGTCCCCCTCATGCGCCAAAACCGCATGCAGTGA